A genomic region of Jeotgalibaca ciconiae contains the following coding sequences:
- a CDS encoding DUF1697 domain-containing protein: MTNYVVLLRGINVGGKNKILMKELKSCLEESGFGQVITYIQSGNIIVQSALSPTEISSKIESLLSIHFTLDSSLIRTFVIDEFTYNDIIASAPKEFGKDNESYRYDVIFLMGVTSEQAMAEVETRDGVDTCWSSSHALFFRRPGPKNPDYTKSALSKIIKKEIYQSMTIRNWNTVTKLQNLFALRSKNP; this comes from the coding sequence TACTTATGAAAGAGTTAAAATCTTGTTTAGAAGAAAGTGGATTTGGACAGGTAATAACTTATATCCAAAGTGGTAATATTATTGTTCAGTCTGCGCTGTCTCCTACAGAGATAAGCTCAAAAATCGAATCGCTCTTATCGATTCATTTTACTTTGGATTCTTCACTGATACGAACATTTGTAATTGACGAATTTACTTATAACGATATTATTGCTTCTGCCCCAAAAGAATTTGGTAAAGACAATGAAAGTTATCGTTATGATGTGATTTTTTTAATGGGGGTTACGTCCGAACAGGCTATGGCCGAAGTTGAAACGCGGGACGGAGTCGATACTTGTTGGTCAAGCTCACATGCATTATTTTTCAGACGTCCGGGACCCAAAAACCCAGATTATACAAAAAGTGCTCTATCTAAAATAATCAAAAAAGAGATTTATCAATCGATGACTATTCGTAATTGGAATACCGTAACTAAACTGCAAAATCTATTCGCATTACGCTCAAAAAACCCTTGA
- a CDS encoding thioesterase family protein: MVKTLTQEFQIKKKDTAAAMGSGGLEVLSTPSMIAFMENTAYELFTPLSSSGETTVGIEINVKHLSPSAVGKRVEVRAKLVEQKKSILFFHIEAYDDEKLIGTADHKRAVVTIETFMKNIE, from the coding sequence TTGGTTAAAACTCTTACACAAGAATTTCAAATCAAGAAAAAGGATACTGCTGCAGCTATGGGATCAGGAGGTTTAGAGGTATTATCCACGCCTTCAATGATTGCCTTTATGGAAAATACTGCTTATGAGCTATTCACTCCTCTCTCAAGTTCTGGGGAAACAACCGTTGGCATTGAAATCAATGTGAAGCACCTATCTCCATCAGCTGTTGGAAAAAGAGTCGAAGTCCGTGCAAAACTAGTAGAACAAAAGAAAAGTATTTTGTTTTTCCATATTGAAGCCTATGACGATGAAAAATTGATTGGCACAGCTGACCATAAACGTGCAGTTGTTACTATTGAAACATTTATGAAAAATATTGAGTAA
- a CDS encoding PadR family transcriptional regulator, whose translation MNNSQLLKGILEGCVLLVVSEKEVYGYEMVQKLKQLGFENIVGGTVYPILQKLEKKEYLSSRMKPSSEGPDRKYYAITALGKEYMINFTNQWQELTNIVNNIITKQGGNSNGQQ comes from the coding sequence ATGAACAACAGCCAGTTACTAAAAGGAATTTTAGAAGGATGCGTATTACTCGTAGTTTCTGAAAAAGAAGTCTATGGATATGAAATGGTTCAAAAACTTAAACAATTGGGCTTTGAAAATATTGTCGGAGGCACCGTATATCCGATTTTACAAAAATTGGAGAAAAAAGAATATTTATCCAGTAGAATGAAACCTTCTTCCGAAGGCCCCGATCGAAAATATTATGCCATAACAGCATTAGGAAAAGAATACATGATCAACTTTACTAATCAATGGCAAGAATTGACAAATATCGTAAATAATATCATCACAAAACAAGGAGGAAATTCAAATGGACAACAATAA
- a CDS encoding DUF1129 domain-containing protein: protein MDNNNTINDLINRNNELRKQLTKKNLAYYENVLIYIRTAGLFYDGLEIEMVLMQILQDILAAQVAGETAEEYLGKKPQNAANEIIENLGKGCYKESLKLFGFVFGISSFFSLISQISTANNQINLLTLLVNGLLSFVIVVTLFHFIHKSIYTKSFSQNKIRKYGLLWILSVIILCLYTFLPITFPNILTITMTNSVMIMLNSFIIFTSLLYTFFRKSEKLLLKASLPFIIISNLLGILSRVEATHFFMAQQNGKLFAALATMAGFIWFSFYSFKESKKE, encoded by the coding sequence ATGGACAACAATAATACGATTAACGACCTAATCAATCGTAATAATGAGCTAAGAAAACAATTAACAAAAAAAAATCTTGCTTATTATGAAAATGTTTTAATATATATTCGAACTGCAGGTCTATTCTACGATGGTTTAGAGATTGAGATGGTTTTAATGCAAATTTTACAAGATATTTTAGCTGCACAAGTTGCAGGAGAAACTGCGGAAGAATATCTTGGAAAAAAACCACAAAATGCAGCGAATGAAATCATAGAGAACCTAGGTAAAGGATGTTACAAAGAATCGCTCAAATTATTTGGTTTTGTTTTTGGTATTAGTTCTTTCTTTTCACTTATAAGTCAGATAAGCACAGCGAATAACCAAATCAATCTATTAACCTTACTTGTAAATGGTTTGTTAAGTTTTGTAATCGTGGTTACTTTATTTCATTTTATTCATAAGAGCATTTATACAAAATCATTTTCCCAAAACAAAATAAGGAAATATGGTCTTTTGTGGATTTTATCAGTTATCATTCTGTGTCTGTATACCTTTCTTCCAATTACCTTTCCAAATATATTAACGATTACAATGACTAATTCTGTTATGATTATGTTAAATAGTTTTATTATCTTTACTAGTCTTTTATATACCTTTTTCAGAAAGTCAGAAAAACTTCTTTTAAAAGCTTCCCTTCCTTTTATAATTATTTCTAATCTATTGGGAATTTTATCTAGAGTGGAAGCTACTCATTTTTTCATGGCTCAACAAAATGGCAAACTATTTGCTGCGCTGGCTACTATGGCAGGATTTATTTGGTTTTCATTCTACTCTTTTAAAGAATCAAAGAAAGAATAA
- a CDS encoding response regulator transcription factor, which yields MFKILVVDDNHHTRQLMQAVLEAENYTVFTAENGEDALEVMDCQHVDLVLLDIMMPKMDGYEFTKELRNAYNELPILMVSAKQLSADRKQGFLLGIDDYMTKPVDEEEMILRIKALLRRAKIATERQIIIGTIVIDYDSLSVSKNNETQVLPQKEFQLLYKLLSYPGKIFTRIQLMDEIWGVDSNTGWETVTVHIGRLRKRFEDWPEFELESVRGLGYRAVKKI from the coding sequence ATGTTCAAAATTTTAGTAGTAGACGATAATCATCATACTCGGCAACTGATGCAAGCAGTATTAGAAGCGGAGAACTATACTGTTTTTACAGCAGAAAATGGAGAAGATGCGCTTGAAGTTATGGATTGTCAACACGTTGATCTTGTTCTCTTAGATATCATGATGCCCAAAATGGACGGTTATGAATTTACAAAAGAATTAAGAAATGCATACAATGAATTACCAATCTTGATGGTATCCGCAAAACAATTATCGGCAGATCGGAAACAAGGTTTTTTACTTGGTATCGATGATTATATGACGAAACCAGTTGATGAAGAAGAAATGATTTTGCGAATAAAAGCTTTGCTGCGCCGTGCAAAAATAGCTACTGAACGTCAAATCATTATCGGAACCATTGTTATCGATTATGATTCATTGAGCGTAAGTAAAAATAACGAAACTCAAGTTTTGCCGCAAAAAGAATTTCAGTTATTGTATAAGCTTCTTTCTTATCCCGGAAAAATTTTTACTCGTATTCAGTTAATGGATGAAATTTGGGGAGTAGATAGTAACACAGGCTGGGAAACAGTCACGGTCCATATTGGTCGATTACGAAAGCGTTTTGAAGATTGGCCCGAGTTTGAATTAGAATCAGTGAGAGGACTTGGCTATCGAGCGGTGAAAAAAATATGA
- a CDS encoding HAMP domain-containing sensor histidine kinase, with protein sequence MRKRKLLPRTILTIVFAIFVFIILTITMAIVSMIIYLLFHTGILREHLISPNVISLILLFGITSIVVGTVVATLISGIPIKPVNTLINGMNELANGNFDVKIDLGKMKLQEDLSDSFNQLSEELNNTEMLRSDFVNNFSHEFKTPIVSIRGFAKLLQKENLPEEKQQEYLTIIIDEISRLADMSTNILDLTKIENQSILTNITSFNLSEQIRKAILLLENKWSLKNLTIDADFTEYQIYANEDLLKQVWINLIDNAIKFSYDEGEISILISQNEDCTRIQVKNNGPEISESEQKRIFNKYWQSDSSRFSEGFGIGLSIAQQIIKLHEGTISIESSPKETIFFVKLPTTLVK encoded by the coding sequence ATGAGAAAAAGAAAATTATTGCCTCGAACAATTTTAACGATCGTTTTTGCAATTTTTGTATTCATCATACTGACGATAACCATGGCTATCGTCAGTATGATTATCTATTTACTTTTCCATACTGGTATTCTACGTGAGCATCTGATATCACCAAATGTTATTTCTTTAATATTGTTATTTGGTATTACAAGCATTGTCGTTGGAACAGTAGTTGCCACACTAATTAGCGGAATTCCAATAAAACCGGTGAACACGTTAATAAACGGCATGAATGAACTTGCGAATGGAAATTTCGATGTCAAAATCGATTTAGGAAAAATGAAACTACAAGAAGACTTATCCGATAGTTTTAATCAACTATCTGAAGAATTAAATAATACAGAAATGCTGCGTTCTGATTTTGTAAATAATTTTTCTCATGAATTTAAGACCCCTATTGTCTCCATTCGTGGATTTGCAAAGCTCCTCCAAAAGGAAAACTTGCCAGAGGAAAAGCAGCAAGAGTATTTAACCATTATTATTGATGAAATAAGTCGATTAGCCGATATGTCTACGAACATCCTTGATCTTACAAAAATAGAAAATCAATCTATTTTAACAAATATCACTTCCTTCAATCTTTCTGAGCAAATCAGAAAAGCTATTTTATTATTAGAAAATAAATGGTCTTTAAAAAATTTGACGATTGATGCTGATTTCACAGAATATCAAATTTATGCGAACGAAGATCTTCTCAAGCAAGTGTGGATTAATTTAATTGATAATGCCATTAAATTTTCTTATGACGAAGGAGAAATTAGTATTCTTATTAGTCAAAATGAGGATTGTACAAGGATTCAAGTTAAAAATAATGGTCCTGAAATCAGTGAAAGTGAACAAAAACGCATTTTTAACAAGTACTGGCAAAGTGATAGCTCTCGTTTTTCCGAAGGTTTTGGTATTGGTTTATCCATTGCTCAGCAAATTATAAAATTACATGAAGGTACCATTTCCATTGAAAGTTCACCAAAAGAAACAATCTTTTTTGTTAAATTGCCAACTACTCTAGTTAAATGA
- a CDS encoding ABC transporter ATP-binding protein, translating into MVRIFKNLTKKEVLLGAISLIFIVMQVWLDLKLPDYMSEITMLVQTETGNMSDILSAGGMMLLCALGSLISSVVVAVLASKISANFGANLREKLFDKVQSFSLEEISRFSTASLITRSTNDITQVQTLIVMGLQVMIKAPILAVWAIIKISGKSWQWTFSTGVAVAYLLIIVSICMVLALPKFKKLQVLNDKMNNVTRENLTGLSVVRAYNAEDYQENKFDVVNTELTNTHLFTSRIMAFLMPNIQLVMSGLSLSIYWIGAILIQNADMMNKMTLFSDMVVFSSYAMQVVMAFMMLIIIFIMVPRASVSAKRILEVLETEPTIVDGTINEPQTSAIGNVEFKNVSFKYPDAEEYVIRNVSFSADKGETVAFIGSTGSGKSTLVNLIPRFYEASEGEILVNGINVKDYTQYALHNKIGYVAQKATLFSGTVKSNVAYGENGKAGFLDTDIVEAVYTAQAADFVENLEDGYNGYISQGGSNLSGGQKQRLSIARAIARRPEVFIFDDSFSALDYKTDRKLREALQKDCADATKLIVAQRIGTIKDADRIVVLDNGKVVGIGTHDELMNSCEVYREIAYSQLSKEELA; encoded by the coding sequence ATGGTAAGAATTTTTAAGAATTTAACAAAAAAAGAAGTCCTCTTGGGTGCGATTAGCTTAATTTTTATCGTTATGCAAGTTTGGCTTGATTTAAAATTACCTGATTACATGAGCGAAATAACGATGCTCGTTCAAACGGAGACAGGTAATATGAGTGATATTTTATCTGCAGGCGGAATGATGTTGTTATGTGCGCTTGGAAGCTTGATTTCTTCTGTAGTCGTTGCTGTTTTAGCATCCAAAATATCTGCAAATTTTGGAGCTAATTTACGTGAGAAGCTTTTTGATAAGGTTCAATCTTTCTCGTTAGAAGAAATCAGCAGATTCTCAACGGCTAGCTTGATTACACGCTCAACAAATGACATTACACAAGTACAGACTTTGATTGTTATGGGATTGCAAGTCATGATAAAAGCTCCTATCCTCGCTGTTTGGGCAATCATAAAAATTTCAGGAAAAAGTTGGCAATGGACATTTTCTACTGGTGTCGCTGTAGCTTATTTATTAATCATTGTCAGCATTTGTATGGTTCTCGCTTTACCTAAATTTAAGAAGCTGCAAGTATTAAACGATAAAATGAATAACGTTACTCGCGAGAACCTGACGGGTCTATCAGTCGTTCGAGCATACAATGCGGAAGATTATCAAGAAAATAAATTCGACGTTGTTAATACTGAATTAACAAATACCCATTTATTTACAAGCCGTATTATGGCGTTCTTGATGCCAAATATCCAACTTGTAATGAGTGGACTATCCCTTTCTATTTATTGGATTGGAGCAATTTTAATTCAAAACGCAGATATGATGAATAAAATGACACTGTTTTCTGATATGGTTGTCTTCTCTTCTTATGCTATGCAAGTAGTGATGGCTTTCATGATGTTAATTATTATTTTTATAATGGTACCGCGCGCTTCTGTTTCGGCTAAAAGGATTTTAGAAGTCCTTGAAACGGAGCCAACTATTGTCGATGGGACAATTAATGAACCTCAAACATCAGCTATCGGAAATGTTGAATTTAAAAATGTGAGTTTCAAATATCCAGATGCGGAAGAATATGTCATTCGTAATGTTTCTTTCTCAGCTGATAAAGGTGAGACGGTTGCTTTTATTGGTTCAACTGGTTCTGGTAAAAGCACGCTCGTTAATTTAATTCCGCGTTTTTATGAAGCTTCAGAAGGTGAAATTCTTGTGAATGGCATTAATGTAAAGGATTATACGCAATATGCCCTTCATAATAAAATTGGTTATGTCGCTCAAAAAGCAACGCTATTTAGTGGTACAGTAAAATCAAATGTTGCATATGGTGAAAATGGTAAAGCTGGCTTCTTAGACACAGACATTGTAGAAGCAGTCTATACCGCTCAAGCTGCTGATTTTGTTGAAAACTTAGAAGACGGATATAATGGATATATTTCTCAAGGTGGTTCTAACTTATCCGGGGGACAAAAACAACGCTTGTCTATTGCACGTGCCATTGCTCGTCGACCTGAAGTGTTCATTTTTGATGATTCATTTTCAGCACTTGATTATAAAACGGATCGAAAACTTCGAGAAGCACTTCAAAAAGATTGTGCAGATGCGACAAAATTAATCGTTGCTCAACGAATCGGTACGATTAAAGATGCTGATCGAATTGTCGTTCTTGATAACGGCAAAGTTGTAGGAATTGGCACCCATGATGAATTGATGAATTCTTGTGAAGTTTACCGAGAAATTGCTTACTCACAACTTTCAAAGGAGGAACTTGCATAA
- a CDS encoding ABC transporter ATP-binding protein: MAQNFRTNKKIPTKPTNFKDTWIKLLNYCRNYWVIIGAALLASAFGTILTLIGPDKLSELTDLITSGIATGIDMDAVTKIGLTLVAFYGASTLLSLAQGIIMATITQRISNQLRDDISTKINRLPISFYDRIAKGDILSRVTNDVDTIAQSLNNSIGTLVTAVTLLIGSLFIMIKTNLILTLTAIIATFIGFGLMMVIMKQSQKYFVRQQADLGDINGHIEEIYSGHTIVKAYNGETREKATFDRINQSLQDSGFKAQSLSGLMMPLMSFIGNFGYVAVCIVGAMLAINGSISFGVIVAFIMYVRYFTQPLSQIAQAAQSLQSTAAASERVFQMLEAKEMEDESYKTAGLEKARGFVEFNHVQFGYEGTEKTIIHDFSAQAKPGQKIAIVGPTGAGKTTIINLLMRFHEINSGEIKIDGISTQELTRQDVHNQFCMVLQDTWIFEGTIRENLIYSMDHVSDDKIIEACKAVGIHHFIATMPKGYETVLNDQVTLSEGQKQQITIARAMIADRPMLILDEATSSVDTRTELKIQEAMDQLMVGRTSFIIAHRLSTIKNADLILVMKDGDIIESGTHDELLIKGSFYADLYNSQFEAA, from the coding sequence ATGGCTCAAAACTTTCGTACAAATAAAAAAATACCTACAAAACCAACAAACTTTAAAGACACTTGGATAAAGTTACTGAACTATTGCCGGAACTATTGGGTCATTATTGGTGCAGCCCTTCTTGCTTCAGCATTCGGAACCATTCTAACTTTAATTGGACCCGATAAACTATCTGAGTTAACCGATTTGATTACATCAGGTATCGCCACTGGAATTGATATGGATGCTGTGACGAAAATTGGCTTAACCTTGGTGGCTTTCTACGGAGCAAGCACACTACTTTCCCTTGCCCAAGGGATTATTATGGCGACCATTACGCAAAGAATCTCCAATCAGTTGCGTGATGATATCTCCACAAAAATTAATCGGTTACCAATCTCGTTTTATGACCGGATTGCAAAAGGTGATATTTTATCTCGTGTTACAAATGATGTCGATACCATTGCACAATCGCTCAATAATAGTATTGGTACATTGGTGACCGCTGTTACCCTATTGATCGGTTCCTTATTTATAATGATAAAAACAAACTTGATTCTGACCCTTACTGCTATCATAGCCACTTTCATTGGATTTGGACTAATGATGGTCATTATGAAACAATCACAAAAATACTTTGTCCGCCAGCAAGCTGACTTAGGTGATATTAATGGTCATATTGAAGAAATTTATTCTGGTCATACAATTGTTAAAGCATATAATGGTGAAACTCGAGAAAAAGCAACGTTCGATCGAATCAATCAAAGTCTGCAAGACAGCGGGTTTAAAGCTCAAAGTCTATCTGGTCTTATGATGCCGCTAATGTCTTTTATTGGAAACTTTGGTTATGTAGCTGTCTGTATCGTAGGTGCTATGCTAGCAATCAATGGCTCCATTTCCTTTGGAGTAATTGTTGCTTTTATCATGTATGTTCGCTATTTTACCCAACCATTAAGCCAAATCGCACAAGCTGCCCAATCTTTACAGTCCACTGCAGCAGCGAGTGAGCGGGTCTTCCAAATGTTGGAAGCAAAAGAGATGGAAGACGAAAGTTATAAAACAGCTGGCTTAGAAAAAGCACGTGGTTTTGTAGAATTTAACCATGTTCAGTTCGGTTATGAAGGTACTGAGAAAACAATTATTCATGACTTCTCTGCCCAAGCAAAACCCGGACAAAAAATTGCCATCGTTGGACCTACTGGAGCTGGTAAGACGACCATCATTAATCTGTTAATGAGATTTCATGAGATCAACAGCGGTGAAATAAAAATTGATGGTATTTCTACACAAGAATTAACACGTCAAGATGTCCACAACCAATTTTGTATGGTATTACAAGACACCTGGATTTTTGAAGGTACCATTCGTGAAAATCTTATTTATTCAATGGATCATGTGTCAGACGATAAAATAATCGAAGCATGTAAGGCAGTCGGCATTCACCATTTTATCGCCACCATGCCAAAAGGATATGAGACAGTTCTAAATGACCAAGTCACACTTTCAGAAGGGCAAAAACAACAAATTACGATTGCCCGTGCAATGATAGCAGACAGACCTATGTTGATTCTCGATGAAGCAACCAGTTCAGTTGATACACGTACTGAGTTGAAAATACAAGAAGCTATGGATCAACTGATGGTTGGCCGTACTTCTTTTATTATCGCCCATCGTCTATCTACCATTAAAAATGCTGATTTGATTTTAGTCATGAAAGACGGCGATATCATCGAAAGCGGCACGCATGATGAATTACTTATTAAAGGTTCCTTCTATGCAGATTTGTATAATAGTCAGTTTGAAGCTGCATAA